The Vibrio cyclitrophicus sequence AGATATTTCATTGGCTGACGCACCATCTACTGTTATCGCAACTCAAGAATTCACCACAGACGGTAAGCAAGTACCGTTCGCATTCAAACTGAGCTACGACAACAACAAAATTCAACCTAACCACCGTTACAACATGCGTGCATCGATTCATGTTGACGGCAAACTGCGTTTCACAACTGACACGATTAAGTCAGTGATTACCGACGTAGAAAACACGCAACAAGCAGACTTACGCTTGGTTGGTGTTCGTTAATTAAAAATAGATGCCAGTGTTAAGGCATCTTAATTAACGTCTTTTGATAAATGGCAGCTCTAGGGCTGCCATTTGTATACTCTGAGTTTGACTTTTCCTGCGTCACTCACTTCAATCCCTTCTTTAACCAAATGCTGCTTTTGTCGGTCGAACGAATCACCCTTTAAAGATATTTCACCCTTGCTGTTGATCACTCGATACCAAGGTAGTTTGCTACCCTCGGGCAGGTTACCCAGCGCTTTACCAACATGACGCGCATAGCCCGGAAATCCTGAAAAACGTGCTATGTCTCCATAAGTTGTTACTTTTCCATATGGAATTTGGTGAATCACTGCAAAGATTTGGCTCAAAAATTGGTCCATACTAAATGTTCCTAGTTCATTAATACCACGGATCGGTAGAAGGAGAGGGCTATGGTATTTACAACGTTTCAGTTCTTGATAACCACATTATTAGCGGTTGTTTGCGCGAGAGCAATCAGTTTAAGTGAGGGAGATATCCCAGTGCTTGCAATGGTAATTCCTGCCTTATGGATTTTACCGCAGGGGGGTATAGCAGGATTAGCTTTGCTTGTTTCCATGACGACTTACGGCTTAACGCTGCCCCTACAACCCATCACGCTCTCTGTGAGTGCGTGGGTTCTATTCCCGCTATTGATGGTGGTCTTCTCAAGACGCAGTAGTTTGTCGGTCGTGATTATTTCCGGCCTGATTGTGACTACTTTGCAGGTCGGGATCATGGTCACGCAATCAGCAGGCAAGCTTGAAGGCGTCCCGTGGGTTACCACACTTCAAACCTTATCAATTATCGTGATTTGGTGGGCGGCAAATCATCTTAAGCCTGCTAGCCGACACAGCTGGTGGTCACTAGGCTTAATACTTCCATTATGGATAGCCGACTTACCTTATGCTGCTTTGTTGGCCTTGTGTATAACGGGTATCATGGCATCGATGGAAACGCTGACGCGCTTAAAAACTTTCCGTTGGAACAAGCTCTTGTGTTGGACTCTGCCCACGGTTGGTTTTGCGGCTCTGGTGATCACGCCAAGCATTGAAGTGCCAAGCCCGGTGTTTGTGGTGTGGTTATGTTTGTTGGGCACCGCATGGATGACAGATTACATCATTCGCACAGAAGATAACGAAGACATCGATATCTAGTATTACAGTAATTCAAACCTTCTAAAGGCAGGTAAATGGTGAATTTACCTGCGATTTTCTAGTGGTTTGAATAAAGGATAAGCACTTAGACCGCAATTGTTCAAAAATAGGGTGGAAGGGCTTGCAATGGTTGCTGTGATGCTTAATAATCCAATCACTCTTTGAGGCAAGCCTCTTAGAAAACGAATCTATGGGGGCCTGGTCCTCCCGCAACAATAGCTCGTGAACTCGGTCAGGCCTGGAAGGGAGCAGCCGCAGCGAGTGACTTGTGTGCCGGGATGTGGCTGGGTTCCCACCCCTTATGAAGCCTGCAATATATGTTCGCATAAATTGCAGGCTTTCTTCATTTCTGCATCATAAGTCTTCATATTTGCACCATAAGTCTTCATAGTCTATTTTTTGTTGTAGGTTTACAACAAAAGTGATTTGCTATGTTCGACCAAACCAAGAAATCATCTCACGTACACAACATCTGTAAGTTCATGAGCTTGAAGAATGATGCTGTTGTTCGCACTCTCTCCATTTTGGAGTTCGATTTCTGCTTTCACCTCGAATATAACGCAAACATTAAAAGTTTTACCTCTCAACCTTTTGGCTTCCACTATCAATTCAATAGTCGTAAGTGCCGATATACCCCAGATTTTTTAGTAACAGGTCACAACGAGCAGTCAACCCTCTTCGAAGTAAAACACTCTAGTCAGATTCTCAAACCTGATTTCAGGAATAGATTTGAAGAGAAACAAAGAGTTGCGTTGAATGAGTTCAACAGACGCTTAGTTTTGGTTACTGAGAAACAAATTAGAATGGGACCGACGTTAGATAACTTTAAGTTACTGCATCGTTATTCCGGATTGCGAACTGTGACTGAGTTTCAAAAGTTAGTGTTAGCGTTTATTCAACGTAAACAAATGGTGCAGCTACAAGAGGTGTCTTTGTATTTCGGATTATCGGAACAGGACACACTTATCTCTACTCTTCCTTGGATCTCTTCGGGGCAAATTCAAACAGACGTCAACAATATTGGCTTTGGCCTCGAAACTTACGTTTGGTGCTAACTATGCCATCGGACTCTAATAACATATTTGGGTTCTTTGATGAGTTTGAAGCTTCAGAAGGAGAGTCTCAGGCGCTTCCAATAGAGCTAATTCATGAACCTATTGAAATCTCCTCAACTATTGATTCTCAATCACCGAAGGTACAGCAAGAAGTTATCCGTCGTATCAAAATCATCGCGTTCGTAGAGAAGCGTTTAAAAGGCGGATGGACCGAGAAAAACTTGAACCCTCTCTTAACTCTTGTGGAATCGGAATTACAACTCATTCCCCCGAGTTGGCGAACTTTAGCAACTTGGAAAAAATCTTACTTTGAAGCGGGTAAAGACCCATGTGCGCTTATTCCTAAGCATACGTTTAAAGGCAATCGACAAAAAGAGTTCGATTCTCAATCTTTAGTTGATGAAGCAATTAACAGCGTATACCTGACTCGTGAACGCTTAAGTGCTGCTGAAGCATATCGATACTATAAAAGTCGAGTGATTCAATTAAATCGTGGGATTGTCGAGGGGAAAATAAAACCAATTGCTGAACGTTCTTTTTACAATCGAATACACGACTTACCTCCTTATGAGGTAGCGATTGCAAGGTTTGGTAAACGATACGCAGACCGAGAATTTCGCTCGGTTGGTCAGCAAGTAGTTTCGACCAAACCAATGGAATATGTCGAAATTGACCATACACCAGTCCCTGTGATTTTGATTGATGATGAGTTAGATATTCCTTTGGGACGACCCTATCTGACGATGCTTTATGACCGCTTCAGTAAATGTATCGTAGGGTGCAGTATCAACTTTAGAGAGCCTAGTTTTGACTCTGTCAGAAAGGCGCTATTGAACTCGCTACTAGATAAGAGTTGGGTCAAGCAAAGGTATCCATCCATTGATAATGAATGGCCTTGTCACGGCAAAATTGACTGTTTAGTTGTCGATAATGGTGCTGAATTTTGGAGCCAAAGCTTAGAAGATTCGTTACGGCCTCTAGTGTCTGATATCCAATACAGTCAAGCTGCTAAACCTTGGCGAAAGTCAGGGATCGAAAAGCTGTTTGATCAGATGAACAAAGGGTTAGTGAATTCACTGCCTGGAAAAACGTTCACCAATCCTACTCAGCTACAAGATTACAACCCAAAGAAGGATGCGGTGGTTAGAGTTTCCGTGTTTCTTGAGCTACTTCATAAATGGATTGTCGACTATTACCATATGGCACCTGATTCAAGAGAACGTGACATTCCATACCACAAGTGGAATCAATCGGAATGGACTCCCTCTTACTACAGTGGTGTTGAGAAGGAGCAGTTGAGAGTCGAGCTAGGTTTGCTTAGACACAGAACCATTAGAGTAGCAGGGATCAGGCTTCATAATCTCCACTATCAGTCCTCAGAACTTATTGAATACCG is a genomic window containing:
- a CDS encoding Tn7 transposase TnsA N-terminal domain-containing protein, whose protein sequence is MFDQTKKSSHVHNICKFMSLKNDAVVRTLSILEFDFCFHLEYNANIKSFTSQPFGFHYQFNSRKCRYTPDFLVTGHNEQSTLFEVKHSSQILKPDFRNRFEEKQRVALNEFNRRLVLVTEKQIRMGPTLDNFKLLHRYSGLRTVTEFQKLVLAFIQRKQMVQLQEVSLYFGLSEQDTLISTLPWISSGQIQTDVNNIGFGLETYVWC
- a CDS encoding YbaY family lipoprotein — encoded protein: MKKALILITSLVSFGLLVGCQATSETNASQEVVAENTQVISGTVSYRERIALPENAVVTVTLEDISLADAPSTVIATQEFTTDGKQVPFAFKLSYDNNKIQPNHRYNMRASIHVDGKLRFTTDTIKSVITDVENTQQADLRLVGVR
- a CDS encoding transposase, with protein sequence MPSDSNNIFGFFDEFEASEGESQALPIELIHEPIEISSTIDSQSPKVQQEVIRRIKIIAFVEKRLKGGWTEKNLNPLLTLVESELQLIPPSWRTLATWKKSYFEAGKDPCALIPKHTFKGNRQKEFDSQSLVDEAINSVYLTRERLSAAEAYRYYKSRVIQLNRGIVEGKIKPIAERSFYNRIHDLPPYEVAIARFGKRYADREFRSVGQQVVSTKPMEYVEIDHTPVPVILIDDELDIPLGRPYLTMLYDRFSKCIVGCSINFREPSFDSVRKALLNSLLDKSWVKQRYPSIDNEWPCHGKIDCLVVDNGAEFWSQSLEDSLRPLVSDIQYSQAAKPWRKSGIEKLFDQMNKGLVNSLPGKTFTNPTQLQDYNPKKDAVVRVSVFLELLHKWIVDYYHMAPDSRERDIPYHKWNQSEWTPSYYSGVEKEQLRVELGLLRHRTIRVAGIRLHNLHYQSSELIEYRKYWASNNGKKLFVKTKTDPSDISSIHVYLESEKMYIKVPAVDNTGYTKGLSLFEHERIQKVRRLNTKQLTDDEALADTFLYMKKRIQEETDRFRGAKSNKASLPKTGNTSKLAKFNDVGSEGPSSINTTPVKQETTVVFDVSDQLSDDDFEDIEGY
- a CDS encoding MGMT family protein; amino-acid sequence: MDQFLSQIFAVIHQIPYGKVTTYGDIARFSGFPGYARHVGKALGNLPEGSKLPWYRVINSKGEISLKGDSFDRQKQHLVKEGIEVSDAGKVKLRVYKWQP